CGGTAACCGTCCGGCATCACCACGATCAACGGCAGATCGCGCACATACCACTCGATGCGAGTGCGCCGCATCCAGCCGGTCGAATCGTCGGACAGGCCGTGCAGGAGATAGAGCACCGGAAACGGCCCGCGTCCGACGCCCGGCAGCAGCACCTGCATCTCGGTGTGTTTCTCGAGGACATCGCTGCGCCAGTGAACTTGGGCCCAAGGCATAGGTCGCGAACTCAATCCACCGCCGCGCCCGGCGCAAGCGCTCGCTGCGGCACGGCGCTCCTCGTCGGGCAATCGCCCGCCCCTCGCGTGTAGGTTGCGCCCAATGTAGGCCGCGAGCTCACTCGCGCCCCTTCCGGCAACGCGCAACCCAGGCGCTGCCTGCCACCAACCAGCCCCGTCACTCCACGCGCAAAATGTATCCGCGCAGGTATTCGCTCTCGGGCATCGTCGCCAACACCGGATGATCGGGCGGCTGGTGACACCACTCGAGCACGTGCACCCGCCGCTTCGCATCGTTCGCCGCCTGCGCCAGCACTTGGCGCAACTCGACGTCGTGCATGTGGTGCGAGCAGGTGTAGGTCGCGAGCACACCGCCGGGCGCCAGCGCTTTCATGGCGCGCAGATTGAGTTCCTTGTAGCCGCGGAGCGCGTTCTCGAGCGAACTCTTCGACTTCGCGAACGGCGGCGGATCGAGCACGATCACGTCCCACGCCGGCGCCGCATCGCGCTGCGCCGTGAACCAGTCGAACACGTTTGCGCCGACAAATTCCGCCGTCACGCCGTTGCGCTCGGCATTTTTCTTCGCCTGCGTGATGGCGTCGAAAGCGCTGTCGAGTCCGAGCACGCGCGTCGCGCCGGCCCGGGCCGCGTGCAGCGCGAACGATCCCTGATTGCAGAACGCATCGAGCACGCGCTTGCCGGCCGCGTATTTCGCCACCGCCGGATGTTGGAGCCGCTGGTCGAGGTAGAAACCCGTTTTCTGTCCGTTCTGCAGATCGAGCCAGTAATCGAAACCATCGATCGTCGCCCAGCGCGGCTCCCACGCCGCGCCGCTGCGCGTGTGCGTCTCCATCGCGAGCCCTTCGAGCCGGCGCAGGTTCGAGTCGTTGCGGAAAATGATCTCCTTCGCGCCGGTCAGCTCCGCGAGCAAGTCCCCGATCAGCACCGCGCGCTTGTCCATCGCCAGCGTCTGAATCTGCAACACGATCGTGTCGCCAAACTGGTCAGCCACGACTCCCGGCAGGCCGTCCGACTCCGACCAGACCACGCGCTTGAAGTCCCCCATCCCGCCGCGTCGCGCGATCGCCGCCGCCAGCGCCCCGCGCAGATACGCCTCGTCCAACGTCACGCGCTCGCGGCCGAGCCGGCGCCAGACGATCTGCGATTTCGAATTGTAGATGCCGGTGCCGAGCAAACGCCCCGTGCGATCGCGACATTCGACCACCTCGCCGTCCTGCTCCACCGGCAACAGCGCCTCCACTTCGTTCGCGAACACCCACGGATGTCCTTCGAGCACGCGCCCCTTGGCGTTCGGTTTCAGTTTGAGCGAGTTGAGCACAGGCCGGCATCGTTGCCGGTTCGCCCGCCTGCGGAAGCACAAAATGCTACCGCACCGCCCGCCGGGTCAGATGCCAGGCGCG
This region of Opitutia bacterium genomic DNA includes:
- a CDS encoding class I SAM-dependent rRNA methyltransferase; the protein is MLNSLKLKPNAKGRVLEGHPWVFANEVEALLPVEQDGEVVECRDRTGRLLGTGIYNSKSQIVWRRLGRERVTLDEAYLRGALAAAIARRGGMGDFKRVVWSESDGLPGVVADQFGDTIVLQIQTLAMDKRAVLIGDLLAELTGAKEIIFRNDSNLRRLEGLAMETHTRSGAAWEPRWATIDGFDYWLDLQNGQKTGFYLDQRLQHPAVAKYAAGKRVLDAFCNQGSFALHAARAGATRVLGLDSAFDAITQAKKNAERNGVTAEFVGANVFDWFTAQRDAAPAWDVIVLDPPPFAKSKSSLENALRGYKELNLRAMKALAPGGVLATYTCSHHMHDVELRQVLAQAANDAKRRVHVLEWCHQPPDHPVLATMPESEYLRGYILRVE